Proteins co-encoded in one Streptomyces roseochromogenus subsp. oscitans DS 12.976 genomic window:
- a CDS encoding alpha/beta hydrolase family protein, with product MRNRPAGQVVHSTVRPNPETGRQASIRTFLRTADGVPIDFVYDPGTFVYETLPDVGRSPSRGLVFVVAHGFTGDVDRPHVRRVAGVLARYGAVVTFSFRGHGRSGGRSTVGDKEVLDLAAAVEWARGRGHARVATVGFSMGGSVVLRHAALHPGTTDAVVSVSAPARWYYRGTAPMRWLHWLVTRPEGRLVGRYGLRTRIHHRDWDPVPLSPVQAVPRIAPAPLLIVHGDRDGYFPLDHPRMLAEAAGDHGELWVEPGMGHAEHAADDALLARIADWTVARAG from the coding sequence ATGAGGAACCGTCCGGCAGGTCAAGTGGTGCATTCCACCGTTCGTCCGAATCCCGAGACAGGCAGACAGGCCTCTATCAGGACGTTTCTGCGCACCGCCGACGGGGTTCCGATCGATTTCGTATACGACCCGGGCACCTTCGTATACGAAACACTCCCGGACGTCGGCCGTTCCCCCTCCCGTGGCCTGGTGTTCGTCGTCGCGCACGGCTTCACCGGGGACGTGGACCGCCCGCACGTACGAAGGGTGGCGGGCGTCCTGGCCCGTTACGGCGCGGTCGTCACCTTCTCCTTCCGCGGCCACGGGCGCTCCGGAGGCCGGTCCACGGTCGGCGACAAGGAGGTCCTGGACCTCGCGGCCGCCGTCGAGTGGGCCCGCGGCCGCGGCCACGCGCGCGTGGCGACCGTCGGCTTCTCCATGGGCGGCTCGGTGGTCCTGCGCCACGCGGCCCTGCACCCCGGCACGACGGACGCGGTGGTCTCGGTCAGCGCCCCCGCCCGCTGGTACTACCGGGGCACGGCCCCCATGCGCTGGCTGCACTGGCTGGTCACCCGCCCCGAGGGCCGTCTGGTCGGCCGCTACGGCCTGCGCACCCGCATCCATCACCGCGACTGGGACCCGGTACCGCTGTCACCGGTGCAGGCGGTCCCCAGGATCGCCCCCGCTCCCCTTCTGATCGTGCACGGCGACCGCGACGGCTACTTCCCCCTCGACCACCCCCGGATGCTCGCCGAGGCGGCCGGTGACCACGGGGAACTGTGGGTGGAGCCGGGCATGGGCCACGCGGAGCACGCGGCGGACGACGCGCTGCTCGCCCGGATCGCGGACTGGACTGTGGCCCGGGCGGGCTAG
- a CDS encoding response regulator transcription factor, producing MSSLLLLTNALQPSTEVLPALGLLLHNVRVAPAEGPALVDTPGADVILVDGRRDLPQVRSLCQLLRSTGPGCPLILVVTEGGLAAVTADWGIDDVLLDTAGPAEVEARLRLAMGRQQIVNDDSPMEIRNGDLSVDEATYSAKLKGRVLDLTFKEFELLKYLAQHPGRVFTRAQLLQEVWGYDYFGGTRTVDVHVRRLRAKLGPEHESLIGTVRNVGYRFVTPEKADRSDRSGDKTGRSGEEARARADRAKAEDADASAVPSGEEIHADV from the coding sequence ATGAGTTCTCTGCTGCTCCTGACCAACGCCCTCCAGCCGTCGACGGAGGTGCTCCCCGCCCTCGGCCTGCTTCTGCACAACGTGCGGGTCGCCCCGGCGGAGGGCCCCGCCCTGGTCGACACCCCGGGCGCCGACGTCATCCTCGTCGACGGCCGCCGCGACCTGCCGCAGGTGCGCAGCCTGTGTCAGCTGCTGCGCTCCACCGGCCCCGGCTGTCCGCTGATCCTCGTCGTCACCGAGGGCGGCCTCGCCGCCGTCACCGCCGACTGGGGCATCGACGACGTGCTCCTCGACACCGCCGGCCCCGCGGAGGTGGAGGCGCGGCTGCGGCTGGCCATGGGCCGGCAGCAGATCGTCAACGACGACTCCCCGATGGAGATCCGCAACGGCGACCTGTCCGTGGACGAGGCGACGTACAGCGCGAAACTCAAGGGGCGGGTCCTCGACCTGACCTTCAAGGAGTTCGAGCTGCTGAAGTACCTCGCCCAGCACCCGGGCCGGGTCTTCACCCGCGCCCAGCTGCTGCAGGAGGTGTGGGGCTACGACTACTTCGGCGGCACCCGGACGGTCGACGTGCACGTACGGCGGCTGCGCGCCAAGCTCGGCCCTGAGCACGAGTCGCTGATCGGCACCGTACGGAACGTCGGTTATCGATTCGTTACGCCCGAGAAGGCCGACCGGTCCGACCGGTCCGGCGACAAGACCGGCCGGTCCGGCGAGGAGGCCAGGGCCAGGGCGGACCGGGCAAAGGCGGAAGATGCGGACGCCTCCGCCGTGCCGAGCGGCGAGGAGATCCACGCAGACGTCTAG
- a CDS encoding DUF1416 domain-containing protein yields the protein MCGAKAGGPDASTIKPGETTIQGQVTRDGEPVTAYVRLLDSTGEFTAEVPTSATGQFRFYAAEGTWTLRALVPGGSADRTVVAQKGGLAEVAIAI from the coding sequence ATGTGTGGAGCGAAGGCCGGCGGTCCGGACGCCTCGACGATCAAGCCCGGTGAGACCACGATCCAGGGTCAGGTGACCCGTGACGGCGAGCCGGTGACGGCATACGTCCGTCTGCTCGACTCGACCGGCGAGTTCACCGCGGAGGTTCCGACCTCGGCGACCGGTCAGTTCCGGTTCTACGCGGCCGAGGGCACGTGGACCCTGCGGGCGCTCGTACCGGGCGGCTCCGCCGATCGCACGGTTGTCGCCCAGAAGGGCGGGCTTGCCGAGGTCGCCATCGCCATCTGA
- a CDS encoding sulfurtransferase: MSRSDVLVDADWVQDNLDNPNIAIVEVDEDTSAYEKNHIKNAIRIDWTKDLQDPVRRDFIDQAGFEKLLSAKGIANDTLVILYGGNNNWFASYAYWYFKLYGHDNVKLLDGGRKKWELDARELVEEVPERAETTYKAKPQNTAIRAFRDDVVAAIGSYNLVDVRSPDEFSGKLLAPAHLPQEQSQRPGHVPSAKNIPWSKNANDDGTFKSDEDLKALYAEEDVDLAKDTIAYCRIGERSALTWFVLHELLGVENVKNYDGSWTEYGSLVGVPIELGAGK, encoded by the coding sequence ATGAGCCGCAGCGACGTCCTCGTCGACGCCGACTGGGTCCAGGACAACCTGGACAACCCCAACATCGCGATCGTGGAGGTGGACGAGGACACGTCCGCCTACGAGAAGAACCACATCAAGAACGCGATCCGTATCGACTGGACCAAGGACCTGCAGGACCCGGTCCGCCGCGACTTCATCGACCAGGCCGGCTTCGAGAAGCTCCTGTCGGCGAAGGGCATCGCCAACGACACCCTGGTGATCCTCTACGGCGGCAACAACAACTGGTTCGCGTCGTACGCCTACTGGTACTTCAAGCTCTACGGCCACGACAACGTCAAGCTTCTCGACGGCGGCCGCAAGAAGTGGGAACTGGACGCCCGCGAGCTGGTCGAGGAGGTCCCGGAACGCGCCGAGACCACCTACAAGGCCAAGCCGCAGAACACCGCCATCCGTGCCTTCCGTGACGACGTCGTCGCCGCGATCGGCTCGTACAACCTGGTCGACGTGCGCTCGCCCGACGAGTTCTCCGGCAAGCTGCTCGCCCCGGCGCACCTGCCGCAGGAGCAGTCGCAGCGTCCGGGTCACGTCCCGAGCGCGAAGAACATCCCGTGGTCGAAGAACGCCAACGACGACGGCACGTTCAAGTCGGACGAGGACCTGAAGGCCCTCTACGCCGAGGAGGACGTGGACCTCGCCAAGGACACGATCGCCTACTGCCGCATCGGTGAGCGCTCGGCCCTGACCTGGTTCGTGCTGCACGAGCTGCTCGGCGTCGAGAACGTCAAGAACTACGACGGTTCCTGGACCGAGTACGGCTCCCTCGTCGGCGTGCCGATCGAGCTCGGCGCCGGCAAGTAA
- a CDS encoding LacI family DNA-binding transcriptional regulator, with protein sequence MAKVTRDDVARLAGTSTAVVSYVINNGPRPVAPATRERVLAAIKELGYRPDRVAQAMASRRTDLIGLIIPDARQPFFGEMAHAVEQAASERGKMVLVGNTDYIGEREVHYLRAFLGMRVSGLILVSHALNDLAAAEIDAWDARVVLLHERPEAIDDVAVVTDDLGGAQLAVRHLLEHGYEYVACMGGTAETPAVGDPVSDHVEGWKRAMAEAGLSTEGRLFEAPYNRYDAYRVALDVLSGPHRPPAVFCSTDDQAIGLLRAARELRIDVPGELGVAGFDDIKEAALADPPLTTVASDRSAMARAAVDLVLDDGLRVAGSRRERLKTFPSRLVVRTSCGCQ encoded by the coding sequence GTGGCCAAGGTGACTCGGGATGATGTGGCGCGGCTGGCGGGAACTTCGACCGCCGTTGTCAGCTATGTCATCAACAACGGACCCCGGCCGGTCGCCCCGGCCACGCGCGAGCGTGTCCTCGCCGCGATCAAGGAGCTGGGGTACCGCCCCGACCGGGTCGCCCAGGCGATGGCCTCGCGCCGCACCGACCTCATAGGCCTGATCATCCCCGACGCCCGCCAGCCCTTCTTCGGCGAGATGGCGCACGCGGTCGAGCAGGCCGCCTCCGAGCGCGGGAAGATGGTCCTGGTCGGCAACACCGATTACATCGGTGAACGCGAGGTCCACTATCTGCGCGCCTTCCTGGGCATGCGCGTCTCCGGGCTCATCCTCGTCTCGCACGCCCTGAACGATCTGGCCGCCGCCGAGATCGACGCCTGGGACGCCCGGGTGGTCCTGCTGCACGAGCGGCCCGAGGCCATCGACGATGTCGCCGTCGTCACGGACGACCTGGGCGGCGCCCAGCTCGCCGTACGCCATCTGCTGGAGCACGGCTACGAGTACGTCGCCTGTATGGGCGGTACGGCGGAGACACCGGCCGTCGGCGACCCGGTCTCCGACCACGTCGAGGGCTGGAAGCGGGCCATGGCCGAGGCGGGGCTGTCCACCGAGGGCCGGCTGTTCGAGGCGCCGTACAACCGCTACGACGCCTATCGCGTCGCCCTCGACGTCCTCTCCGGGCCGCACCGCCCGCCGGCGGTCTTCTGCTCCACCGACGACCAGGCGATCGGCCTGCTGCGGGCCGCGCGCGAGCTGCGCATCGACGTGCCCGGCGAGCTGGGGGTGGCCGGCTTCGACGACATCAAGGAGGCGGCGCTCGCCGACCCGCCGCTGACCACGGTCGCCTCGGACCGCTCGGCGATGGCCCGGGCGGCGGTCGACCTGGTCCTGGACGACGGGCTGCGGGTCGCGGGGTCGCGCCGGGAGCGGCTGAAGACGTTCCCGTCCCGGCTGGTGGTGCGGACGTCCTGCGGCTGCCAGTAG
- a CDS encoding sensor histidine kinase, whose protein sequence is MLVAAAVAFAVAAVSVTCWFIVQGKLYDLVDKDLQNSSQRPVHAGQVIDLLAACPQKPTEASGGWPARNTIYSQLIKADGTACVSTGSPGVVRTTSADRAIVGRDTSQGGILRNGTDTDGNPVRVLTMPLVVATDNGLQSYPGAAWMTAVPLANTEKTLNELALVLLLVSGIGVIGAGAAGLAVARAGLRPVDRLTEAVEHVARTEDLAVRIPVEDDSDDEIARLSRSFNSMTTALASSRDLQQQLIADAGHELRTPLTSLRTNIELLTRSEETGRPLPPEDRKALLASVKAQMTELASLIGDLQELSRSEGQQGERVQVVSFQDTVEAALRRARLRGPELTITADLEPWYVRAEPTALERAVVNVLDNAVKFSPGSGTVEVRLTEGILTVRDHGPGVPEDELPHVFDRFWRSPSARALPGSGLGLSIVARTIQQAGGEITLSRADGGGTVATVRLPGAPALPPETFETQAG, encoded by the coding sequence ATGCTGGTCGCGGCGGCGGTGGCGTTCGCGGTGGCGGCGGTCTCGGTGACCTGCTGGTTCATCGTGCAGGGGAAGCTGTACGACCTGGTCGACAAGGATCTGCAGAATTCCTCGCAGCGTCCCGTGCACGCCGGGCAGGTGATCGACCTGCTGGCCGCATGCCCGCAGAAGCCGACGGAGGCCTCCGGCGGCTGGCCGGCCCGCAACACCATCTACTCGCAGTTGATCAAGGCGGACGGCACGGCCTGTGTCTCGACGGGCTCCCCGGGCGTGGTGCGGACCACCTCGGCCGACCGGGCGATCGTCGGGCGCGACACCAGCCAGGGCGGCATTCTGCGCAACGGCACGGACACCGACGGCAACCCGGTGCGAGTGCTCACCATGCCGCTCGTGGTCGCCACGGACAACGGGCTCCAGTCGTATCCGGGTGCCGCCTGGATGACCGCCGTCCCGCTCGCGAACACCGAGAAGACACTCAACGAGCTCGCGCTCGTCCTTCTCCTCGTCTCCGGGATCGGCGTCATAGGAGCCGGTGCCGCAGGGCTCGCCGTCGCCCGTGCGGGCCTGCGCCCCGTCGACAGACTGACCGAGGCCGTGGAGCACGTGGCCCGGACCGAGGACCTGGCCGTCCGGATCCCGGTGGAGGACGACAGCGACGACGAGATCGCCCGCCTCTCCCGTTCCTTCAACTCGATGACCACCGCCCTGGCCAGCTCCCGCGATCTCCAGCAGCAGCTGATCGCCGACGCCGGCCATGAGCTGCGGACGCCCCTGACGTCGTTGCGGACGAACATCGAACTCCTCACCCGCAGCGAGGAGACGGGCCGGCCGCTCCCGCCGGAGGACCGCAAGGCCCTGCTCGCCTCGGTGAAGGCCCAGATGACCGAACTGGCCTCGCTGATCGGCGACTTGCAGGAGCTGTCCCGCTCGGAGGGGCAGCAGGGCGAGCGCGTCCAGGTGGTGTCGTTCCAGGACACGGTCGAGGCGGCTCTGCGCCGCGCCCGCCTTCGCGGCCCGGAGCTGACGATCACGGCGGACCTGGAGCCCTGGTACGTCCGGGCGGAGCCGACCGCGCTGGAGCGGGCGGTCGTCAACGTCCTCGACAACGCGGTGAAGTTCAGCCCGGGCAGTGGCACGGTCGAGGTGCGACTCACCGAGGGCATCCTGACCGTCCGCGACCACGGCCCCGGCGTCCCCGAGGACGAACTCCCGCACGTCTTCGACCGCTTCTGGCGCTCCCCCAGCGCCCGCGCCCTGCCGGGCTCCGGTCTCGGCCTGTCCATCGTGGCCCGTACGATCCAGCAGGCGGGCGGCGAGATCACCCTGTCCCGCGCGGACGGCGGCGGCACGGTGGCGACGGTACGACTGCCGGGCGCACCGGCACTGCCGCCGGAGACGTTCGAGACACAGGCCGGCTGA
- a CDS encoding DUF397 domain-containing protein — translation MKQTPDLSTATWRKSSYSDGGDNNCVEVADGYPGVVPVRDSKVPSAHPLIFSATSWDAFVRGVKETA, via the coding sequence ATGAAGCAGACCCCCGACCTCAGCACCGCCACCTGGCGCAAGTCGAGCTACAGCGACGGGGGAGACAACAACTGCGTCGAGGTCGCCGACGGCTACCCCGGTGTCGTCCCTGTCCGCGACAGCAAGGTCCCCTCCGCCCACCCGCTGATCTTCTCGGCGACGTCCTGGGACGCCTTCGTGCGCGGCGTGAAGGAGACGGCGTGA
- a CDS encoding DUF397 domain-containing protein has translation MIFDPGTAAWRKSSYSEGGANDCVEVADGYPGVVPVRDSKTPASRPLVFSAASWSAFVRTL, from the coding sequence GTGATCTTCGACCCGGGCACCGCCGCCTGGCGCAAGTCGAGCTACAGCGAAGGGGGAGCGAACGACTGCGTCGAGGTCGCCGACGGCTACCCCGGCGTCGTCCCGGTCCGGGACAGCAAGACCCCCGCGTCCCGCCCGTTGGTCTTCTCGGCCGCCTCCTGGTCGGCGTTCGTGAGGACGCTGTAG
- a CDS encoding LmeA family phospholipid-binding protein — MRALRIILILVVILGGLFVIADRVAVHFAEGEAAGKLKSTEKLASTPDVNIKGFPFLTQVAGGSLDDVEVGIKDYDAATGTDGKTIRIDDLKADMKGVSFSGDYSSATADSATGTATISYSELLKTAKSQPTEVAPGITARIVGLSDGGNGKIKVMVEGTISALGIKHTVPVLSSVTVENDKVQVHADSLPRLGAAAIADSRIREITDFQQAVDQLPGGIKLDKVQAAANGVEITVKGSDVKLAG, encoded by the coding sequence ATGCGCGCCCTGCGAATAATCCTGATCCTCGTCGTGATCCTGGGTGGGCTGTTCGTGATCGCGGACCGGGTCGCCGTGCACTTCGCCGAGGGGGAGGCGGCCGGCAAGCTGAAGTCGACGGAGAAGCTCGCATCGACGCCGGATGTGAACATCAAGGGGTTCCCGTTCCTGACCCAGGTCGCGGGCGGATCGCTCGACGACGTCGAGGTCGGGATCAAGGACTACGACGCCGCCACCGGGACCGACGGGAAGACGATCCGGATCGACGACCTGAAGGCCGACATGAAGGGCGTCTCCTTCTCCGGGGACTACAGCTCGGCCACCGCGGACAGCGCCACCGGCACCGCGACGATCTCGTACTCCGAGCTGTTGAAGACCGCCAAGTCCCAGCCGACCGAGGTCGCCCCCGGGATCACGGCCCGGATCGTCGGCCTCTCCGACGGCGGCAACGGCAAGATCAAGGTCATGGTCGAGGGCACCATCTCCGCCCTGGGGATCAAGCACACGGTGCCGGTGCTCAGCTCGGTGACCGTCGAGAACGACAAGGTGCAGGTCCACGCCGACTCGCTGCCCAGGCTCGGCGCCGCCGCGATCGCCGACAGCCGCATCCGTGAGATCACCGACTTCCAGCAGGCCGTCGACCAGCTGCCCGGCGGCATCAAGCTGGACAAGGTGCAGGCCGCGGCGAATGGTGTGGAGATCACGGTGAAGGGTTCCGACGTCAAGCTGGCGGGGTAG
- a CDS encoding MoaD/ThiS family protein, whose translation MPQVTVRYWAAAKAAAQVAEEPYDADTLADALAAVRARHPGELTRVLQRCSFLIDGDPVGTRAHETVRLAEGGTVEVLPPFAGG comes from the coding sequence ATGCCCCAGGTCACGGTGCGCTACTGGGCCGCCGCGAAGGCCGCGGCCCAGGTCGCCGAGGAGCCGTACGACGCGGACACGCTCGCCGACGCGCTGGCCGCCGTACGCGCGCGACACCCCGGTGAACTCACGCGCGTGCTGCAGCGATGCTCCTTCCTCATCGACGGTGACCCCGTCGGGACCCGCGCGCATGAGACGGTACGGCTGGCCGAGGGCGGCACGGTCGAGGTGCTCCCGCCGTTCGCAGGAGGGTGA
- a CDS encoding MarR family winged helix-turn-helix transcriptional regulator, with translation MTDPHRARLYEELATESRRYHAAFVLFNQAVADHLGLHPTDVQALSLLTVEPEPLTVRQIADMTGLTTGSATRLVDRLERGGYVARTPDVRDRRRVLVTPVPERLARVTAVWDELGRTWQTLLDEHSEDELKAITRHMRRANDLSRTQIQRLRTLPKPD, from the coding sequence ATGACCGACCCGCACCGGGCCCGGCTGTACGAGGAGCTGGCGACGGAATCGCGCCGCTACCACGCGGCGTTCGTGCTGTTCAACCAGGCTGTCGCCGATCACCTCGGCCTGCACCCCACCGACGTTCAGGCCCTGAGCCTGCTGACCGTCGAGCCCGAGCCGCTCACCGTCCGGCAGATCGCCGACATGACCGGTCTCACCACGGGCTCGGCCACCCGGCTGGTGGACCGGCTCGAACGCGGCGGCTATGTGGCCCGTACGCCGGACGTGCGGGACCGCCGCCGGGTGCTGGTCACCCCGGTGCCGGAGCGCCTCGCGCGCGTCACCGCGGTCTGGGACGAGCTGGGCCGCACCTGGCAGACGCTGCTCGACGAGCACAGCGAGGACGAACTGAAGGCGATCACCCGCCATATGCGCCGCGCGAACGACCTGAGCCGCACCCAGATCCAGCGTCTTCGCACCCTGCCGAAGCCGGACTGA
- a CDS encoding S1C family serine protease has translation MTESQGAYTQQQHSYSAPANPEWPPPPPYQPATDPAPHKRERNRGPVALLAAVAIVAAAVGGGTAYAFQELTGKDTVAAAGPSTHVVPSSKKGDVAAIAAAVSPSVVEIQATLSNGSSTGSGVIITSGGEIVTNNHVISGAQSIKVRTSDGKSYTAQVVGTDSSKDLALIKLQGASGLKPASLGNSSSVQVGDSVVAIGSPEGLTGTVTSGIVSALNRDVTVSTDENQGQNQGGDGNWPFQFGGRHFNGDTGSSTTTYKAIQTDASLNPGNSGGALIDAGGNVIGINSAMYSSSQQSSSSSDAGSIGLGFAIPVNTVKSDLAKLRAGNNS, from the coding sequence ATGACCGAGAGCCAGGGTGCGTACACCCAGCAGCAGCACAGCTACTCCGCTCCCGCGAACCCCGAGTGGCCGCCCCCGCCGCCGTACCAGCCGGCCACGGATCCCGCTCCCCATAAGCGCGAGCGCAACCGGGGTCCGGTCGCCCTCCTCGCGGCCGTCGCGATCGTCGCGGCGGCGGTCGGCGGCGGCACGGCGTACGCCTTCCAGGAGCTGACCGGCAAGGACACGGTCGCCGCCGCCGGCCCGAGCACCCATGTGGTGCCCTCCAGCAAGAAGGGCGACGTCGCCGCGATCGCGGCCGCGGTCAGCCCGAGCGTGGTCGAGATCCAGGCCACCCTCAGCAACGGCTCGTCCACCGGCTCCGGCGTGATCATCACCTCGGGCGGCGAGATCGTCACCAACAACCACGTCATCTCCGGCGCGCAGTCCATCAAGGTGCGCACCAGCGACGGCAAGAGCTACACCGCCCAGGTCGTCGGCACCGACAGTTCCAAGGACCTCGCGCTGATCAAGCTGCAGGGCGCCTCCGGTCTGAAGCCCGCGTCCCTCGGCAACTCGTCGAGCGTCCAGGTCGGCGACTCGGTCGTCGCGATCGGCTCCCCCGAGGGCCTGACCGGCACCGTCACCAGCGGTATCGTCTCCGCCCTCAACCGGGACGTGACGGTCTCCACCGATGAGAACCAGGGCCAGAACCAGGGCGGCGACGGCAACTGGCCGTTCCAGTTCGGCGGCCGTCACTTCAACGGCGACACGGGTTCGTCGACGACGACGTACAAGGCGATCCAGACCGACGCGTCCCTCAACCCCGGCAACTCCGGCGGCGCGCTGATCGACGCGGGCGGCAACGTCATCGGCATCAACTCCGCGATGTACTCGTCGAGTCAGCAGTCCTCGTCGTCCTCGGACGCGGGCAGCATCGGCCTCGGCTTCGCGATCCCCGTCAACACCGTCAAGTCCGACCTGGCCAAGCTCCGGGCGGGCAACAACAGCTAA
- a CDS encoding NmrA/HSCARG family protein, which translates to MLTVAVTGATGAQGGATARTLRAAGHRVRALTRRPDSAAADALRALGAEIRHADFDDRASLDAALTGADALFAVTTPFGTDTATEVRQGTTLIDAAAAARLGHVVLTSAAHADRGTGIPHYDSKYEIERHLRASDVPWTVIAPAAFMDNYTAGWTLAGLREGAFGWPMPADRPFALIPASDIGAFAALVFGHRKEFAGRRIDIASDTRTAAEIAAALTTATGGPITHHEVALDHVRTHSEDLAAMFAYFTTTGLDVDVPALRRAYPEVSWTTFANWAADQNWPALLGN; encoded by the coding sequence ATGCTCACCGTCGCCGTCACCGGCGCCACCGGCGCCCAGGGCGGAGCCACCGCCCGTACTCTCCGGGCCGCCGGCCACCGCGTCCGCGCCCTGACGCGCCGCCCCGACTCGGCTGCCGCCGACGCCCTGCGCGCCCTCGGCGCCGAGATCCGCCACGCCGACTTCGACGACCGCGCCTCCCTCGACGCGGCCCTGACCGGAGCGGACGCACTCTTCGCGGTCACGACCCCCTTCGGCACCGACACGGCAACCGAGGTCCGGCAGGGCACAACCCTCATCGACGCTGCCGCGGCCGCCCGCCTCGGGCACGTCGTCCTCACCTCCGCCGCCCACGCCGACCGCGGCACCGGCATCCCGCACTACGACAGCAAGTACGAGATCGAGCGGCACCTGCGCGCATCCGACGTGCCCTGGACGGTGATCGCCCCGGCCGCCTTCATGGACAACTACACCGCCGGCTGGACCCTGGCCGGACTGCGCGAGGGCGCCTTCGGCTGGCCCATGCCCGCGGACCGGCCCTTCGCCCTGATCCCCGCCTCCGACATCGGCGCCTTCGCCGCGCTGGTCTTCGGCCACCGGAAGGAATTCGCGGGCCGCCGTATCGACATCGCCTCCGACACCCGCACCGCGGCCGAGATCGCGGCCGCCCTCACCACCGCCACGGGCGGCCCGATCACCCACCACGAGGTCGCCCTCGACCACGTCCGCACCCACTCCGAGGACTTGGCGGCGATGTTCGCGTACTTCACCACGACGGGCCTCGACGTCGACGTCCCCGCACTGCGCCGCGCCTATCCGGAGGTCAGCTGGACGACCTTCGCCAACTGGGCAGCCGACCAGAACTGGCCCGCGCTGCTGGGGAATTGA
- a CDS encoding DUF3099 domain-containing protein — MYARRRHIYFAMMGTCIGLFVLAWGVVRLWSVPAAVAMCVVAMLIPPVAAMVANRRGPEDRWWDDPSGDPQSDEWWDELDGKKPPRS, encoded by the coding sequence ATGTACGCGCGGCGGCGGCACATCTACTTCGCCATGATGGGGACGTGCATCGGCCTCTTCGTCCTGGCCTGGGGAGTCGTACGCCTCTGGTCGGTCCCGGCGGCCGTCGCCATGTGTGTGGTGGCCATGCTCATCCCACCGGTCGCCGCGATGGTCGCGAACCGGCGGGGCCCGGAGGACCGCTGGTGGGACGACCCGTCCGGCGATCCCCAGTCCGACGAGTGGTGGGACGAACTGGACGGCAAGAAGCCCCCGCGCTCGTGA
- a CDS encoding Ms5788A family Cys-rich leader peptide yields the protein MRRQADLTKRRAVDLCRVAAMLCRPF from the coding sequence ATGAGGCGACAGGCGGATCTCACGAAGCGGCGGGCAGTGGACCTGTGCCGCGTTGCCGCCATGCTCTGTCGCCCCTTCTGA
- a CDS encoding response regulator transcription factor, with the protein MSPAEGDRDPQRILIVDDEPAVREALQRSLAFDGYDTEVAVDGADALEKATAYKPDLVVLDIQMPRMDGLTAARRIRGAGDHTPILMLTARDTVGDRVTGLDAGADDYLVKPFELDELFARIRALLRRSSYAAAVSAQAQEDEALTFADLRMDLATREVTRGDRQVELTRTEFTLLEMFMAHPRQVLTREQILKAVWGFDFEPSSNSLDVYVMYLRRKTEAGGEPRLVHTVRGVGYVLRQGGAE; encoded by the coding sequence ATGAGTCCCGCCGAAGGCGACCGTGACCCCCAGCGCATCCTGATCGTCGACGACGAGCCGGCGGTACGCGAGGCGCTCCAGCGCAGCCTCGCGTTCGACGGGTACGACACGGAGGTGGCCGTCGACGGCGCGGACGCTCTGGAGAAGGCCACCGCCTACAAGCCCGACCTGGTCGTCCTGGACATCCAGATGCCCCGCATGGATGGCCTGACGGCGGCCCGCCGCATCCGCGGGGCCGGCGACCACACCCCGATCCTCATGCTCACGGCCCGCGACACGGTCGGCGACCGGGTCACCGGCCTCGACGCGGGCGCCGACGACTACCTGGTCAAGCCCTTCGAGCTGGACGAACTGTTCGCCCGGATCCGCGCACTCCTGCGCCGCAGCTCGTACGCGGCCGCGGTGTCGGCCCAGGCTCAGGAGGACGAGGCACTGACCTTCGCCGACCTGCGCATGGACCTCGCGACCCGCGAGGTCACCCGGGGCGACCGCCAGGTCGAACTGACCCGCACGGAGTTCACCCTGCTGGAGATGTTCATGGCGCACCCGCGCCAGGTCCTCACCCGCGAGCAGATCCTCAAGGCGGTCTGGGGCTTCGACTTCGAGCCGAGCTCGAACTCCCTGGACGTCTACGTCATGTACCTGCGCCGCAAGACCGAGGCCGGCGGCGAGCCGCGGCTCGTGCACACGGTGCGGGGCGTGGGGTACGTCCTGCGACAGGGCGGCGCCGAGTGA